One region of Thiomonas intermedia genomic DNA includes:
- a CDS encoding BON domain-containing protein, with protein MPPSLSAAMLVFLALGHGAAAAAPLIVNPFHDPFAQATHGLVGCPTPSPPTYTRAEIREVEHHRVERGNSCYLAGKCRYASSFDYDRGIATALLPALRADPALRDSAVWVLVQGRVVQLSGCVMQGDQIERLEAIARATPDVQVVLSDLLVGTRGHPPYPLALPASQPP; from the coding sequence ATGCCGCCGTCGCTCAGTGCGGCCATGCTTGTGTTCCTGGCCCTCGGACACGGGGCCGCAGCGGCCGCGCCGCTGATCGTCAACCCGTTCCACGATCCGTTCGCACAGGCCACGCACGGCCTCGTCGGTTGTCCCACGCCCAGCCCGCCCACCTACACGCGGGCCGAGATCCGGGAAGTCGAGCATCACCGCGTCGAGCGCGGCAACAGCTGCTACCTGGCGGGGAAATGCCGCTATGCCAGCAGCTTCGACTACGACCGGGGCATCGCCACAGCCCTGCTGCCCGCCTTGCGGGCCGATCCGGCGCTGCGCGACAGCGCGGTGTGGGTTCTCGTCCAGGGCCGGGTGGTGCAACTTTCGGGCTGTGTCATGCAAGGCGATCAGATCGAGCGACTCGAAGCCATCGCCCGCGCCACGCCCGATGTCCAGGTCGTGCTCAGCGACTTGCTGGTGGGAACGCGCGGGCATCCGCCTTATCCGCTGGCCTTGCCCGCAAGCCAGCCGCCCTAG
- a CDS encoding VanZ family protein, with product MSSHRPAHSARPVSRFSRYALAGYALLIVYASLYPFAGWRWQGLMPYDFVLAPLPRYITLSDLLINVGGYLPLGYLMARCLPARWPRWALWGGGSALASGLSFCMEALQAFLPMRVSSNLDWLTNSLGGIAGAAVCVWLLPRIRLAALLRLWRERWFAPHVGYGLLLLVLWPVALLWPAAVLFGTGQIGPTLLQPALDTDTWRVLSAWFVNSGLRLPDFAPMSALRQTGITAAMLAGSILTLASLLRPGAPRLRLALLLTLTGLLAVSLSAALSFGPEHALAWATVPTLRSVALGLMIGLPLAYLPPRWGAVAGGLCLVLALVWINVSGPGPYYAMNLQSWSQGLFIRLYGLPQWLSWLWPFAVLVYLLAYALRPARHDS from the coding sequence ATGTCTTCGCATCGCCCAGCGCACAGCGCGCGTCCGGTCTCCCGCTTTTCGCGCTATGCGCTGGCGGGCTATGCGCTGCTGATCGTCTATGCCAGTCTTTATCCCTTCGCGGGATGGCGCTGGCAGGGGCTGATGCCGTATGACTTCGTTCTCGCGCCGCTGCCGCGCTACATCACGCTCAGCGATCTGCTGATCAACGTCGGCGGCTACCTGCCGCTGGGCTATCTGATGGCGCGCTGTCTGCCCGCGCGCTGGCCGCGATGGGCGCTGTGGGGGGGCGGCAGCGCGCTCGCCAGCGGCCTGTCTTTCTGCATGGAGGCGTTGCAGGCTTTTCTGCCCATGCGGGTGTCGTCCAATCTCGACTGGCTGACCAATTCCCTGGGGGGGATCGCCGGGGCTGCAGTCTGCGTGTGGTTGCTGCCGCGCATTCGGCTGGCGGCCTTGCTGCGGCTGTGGCGCGAGCGCTGGTTTGCGCCTCATGTCGGCTATGGCCTGCTGCTGCTGGTGCTCTGGCCCGTGGCACTGCTGTGGCCGGCGGCCGTGTTGTTCGGCACCGGCCAGATCGGCCCGACCCTGCTGCAACCCGCGCTCGATACCGATACCTGGCGGGTGTTGTCGGCGTGGTTCGTCAACAGTGGGTTGCGTCTGCCCGACTTTGCCCCCATGAGTGCCCTGCGCCAGACGGGGATCACCGCGGCCATGCTGGCAGGCAGCATTCTCACCCTGGCCTCGCTGCTGCGGCCAGGGGCGCCGCGGCTGCGGCTGGCGCTGCTGCTGACCTTGACCGGCCTGCTCGCGGTCAGCCTGTCGGCCGCGCTGAGCTTCGGGCCCGAGCACGCGCTGGCCTGGGCAACCGTTCCCACCCTGCGAAGCGTGGCGCTGGGTCTGATGATCGGCCTGCCGCTGGCCTATCTGCCGCCTCGCTGGGGGGCGGTCGCGGGGGGGCTGTGCCTGGTGCTGGCGCTGGTCTGGATCAACGTTTCAGGGCCGGGGCCGTACTACGCCATGAACCTGCAGTCCTGGAGCCAGGGCCTTTTCATCCGGCTCTACGGCCTGCCGCAGTGGCTGAGCTGGCTTTGGCCGTTTGCCGTGCTGGTTTATCTTCTGGCGTATGCGCTCCGACCCGCGCGCCACGACTCTTGA
- a CDS encoding 2'-5' RNA ligase family protein: MSASTPLLQSPDDSAPQRLFFALWPGGALRGCIARHQALWQASAVARATPAPKLHLTVLFMEGVAAHRVPELMGVGDAISPEWTDFDLTLDRACVWPRGGIAHLAPSQPPAELLLLRLRTQLVAQVDRRGLPFDGRAFAPHVTLARRAQASQPPTEFPPLHWRVRGFALVRSVLGAGRYEVLGQWPSSGR; the protein is encoded by the coding sequence ATGTCGGCGTCAACTCCGTTGCTGCAGTCGCCAGACGACTCGGCCCCGCAGCGCCTGTTCTTCGCGCTCTGGCCTGGCGGCGCCCTGCGCGGGTGCATCGCCCGTCATCAGGCCCTGTGGCAAGCGTCGGCGGTGGCCAGGGCGACCCCTGCGCCCAAGCTGCATCTCACGGTGCTGTTCATGGAGGGGGTCGCGGCGCATCGGGTGCCCGAGCTGATGGGGGTTGGTGACGCGATCTCGCCGGAATGGACCGACTTCGATCTGACTCTGGACCGGGCTTGCGTGTGGCCGAGGGGCGGCATCGCGCATCTGGCGCCGTCGCAGCCGCCTGCGGAGCTGTTGCTGTTGCGCTTGCGCACGCAACTGGTCGCCCAGGTCGATCGACGCGGGCTGCCGTTCGATGGCCGCGCCTTTGCGCCGCATGTGACGCTGGCACGGCGGGCGCAGGCGTCGCAGCCGCCGACCGAGTTTCCGCCGCTGCACTGGCGGGTGCGGGGCTTCGCGCTGGTTCGATCGGTGCTGGGCGCCGGGCGCTACGAGGTGCTCGGCCAATGGCCGTCGTCAGGGCGATGA
- a CDS encoding MFS transporter, translating into MTDRARPNQFALLGQRRFAPFFWTQFGGAGNDNLFKFAFTVMVAYRAEAATALSTGLMVNLIAALYILPFVLFSATSGQLADKYDKASLMRRVKTLEIVIMLLALWGFVTASIPALLACTFGMGLHSTLFGPAKYAYLPQHLSPPELTGGNGMTEMGTFVAILLGNLAGGLLMTFERGPLLAGLACVAVALLGWTAARFIPATAPVDPQLRINWNPFTETGRNLRLAAADRTVLQALLAISWMWFYGVAFLTQFPVFAKDVLGGNEAVASLLLGVFSIGIALGSVACEGLARGRVEIGLVPLGALGMTVFGIDLFFATRNLPHPSALQEVLPFMRDPAHWRVMLDLFLLSASAGIYSVPLYALIQHHTPVTHRARVIAANNILNAIYMVVCSGYCAALLVAGVGVPGLLLSVALLNALAAGWLIWRQPLYGRRFVAWALRRSPSP; encoded by the coding sequence ATGACCGATCGCGCCCGCCCCAATCAATTCGCCCTGCTGGGCCAGCGCCGATTCGCGCCGTTCTTCTGGACCCAGTTCGGCGGCGCCGGCAACGACAACCTGTTCAAGTTCGCCTTCACGGTGATGGTGGCCTACCGCGCCGAAGCGGCGACGGCGCTGTCCACCGGCCTGATGGTCAACCTGATCGCGGCGCTCTACATCCTGCCCTTCGTGCTGTTCTCGGCCACCAGCGGACAACTGGCCGACAAGTACGACAAGGCCTCGCTGATGCGCCGGGTGAAGACCCTGGAGATCGTCATCATGCTGCTGGCGCTGTGGGGCTTCGTCACGGCCAGCATACCGGCGCTGCTGGCCTGCACCTTCGGCATGGGACTGCACTCCACGCTGTTCGGCCCGGCCAAGTACGCTTATTTGCCACAGCACCTCAGCCCGCCGGAGCTGACCGGCGGCAACGGCATGACCGAGATGGGCACCTTCGTGGCCATCCTCCTGGGCAATCTGGCCGGGGGGCTGCTGATGACCTTCGAGCGCGGCCCGCTGCTGGCCGGGCTGGCCTGCGTGGCCGTGGCCCTGCTGGGCTGGACAGCGGCGCGCTTCATTCCCGCGACCGCGCCGGTGGATCCGCAGCTCCGCATCAACTGGAACCCCTTCACCGAAACGGGGCGCAACCTGCGTCTCGCCGCGGCCGACCGCACGGTGCTGCAGGCGCTTCTGGCGATCTCGTGGATGTGGTTTTACGGCGTGGCGTTTCTCACCCAGTTCCCGGTGTTCGCCAAAGACGTTCTCGGCGGCAACGAGGCCGTGGCCTCGCTGCTGCTGGGCGTGTTTTCCATCGGCATCGCCCTCGGCTCGGTCGCCTGCGAGGGGCTGGCCCGCGGCCGGGTGGAGATTGGCCTGGTGCCGCTGGGCGCTTTGGGCATGACGGTGTTCGGCATCGACCTGTTCTTCGCCACCCGCAACCTGCCGCATCCGTCGGCGCTGCAGGAGGTACTGCCCTTCATGCGCGACCCGGCGCATTGGCGGGTGATGCTCGATCTGTTCCTGCTCTCGGCCAGCGCCGGGATCTACAGCGTGCCGCTTTACGCCCTCATCCAGCACCACACCCCGGTGACGCACCGCGCCCGCGTGATTGCGGCCAACAACATTCTCAACGCGATCTACATGGTGGTCTGCTCGGGCTATTGCGCGGCGCTGCTGGTGGCGGGCGTTGGCGTGCCTGGGCTGCTGCTGAGCGTGGCCCTGCTCAACGCGCTGGCCGCCGGCTGGCTGATCTGGCGGCAGCCGTTGTACGGCCGACGCTTCGTCGCCTGGGCGCTGCGCAGAAGCCCGTCGCCATGA
- a CDS encoding DMT family transporter: protein MDFLILLLGGAVLGLAGVFVRLADTTANLGPFASAFWRMAVAAPFLLVWAAVAWSRRTPERVEAPTTTTAPSWHARRPAPPALLAHWPTWGLALFAAAMFALDLVFFHLAVTWTAVGNATLESNFAPVLITLAFWVITRNAPRPVFLSGLAAALGGAALMIGPNVGHSRALLGDASGLVSAVFYAAYQVGIQQARQRLPTAPLMAVVTLLAAVVLWPFALAEGRLWPNAAIGWLWVLGLALLVQIGGQVVIAYAVRRLNPALSSVGLLVQPAMAVVYAWILLGEALTAPQLLGAGLVLAGIYLARKGM, encoded by the coding sequence ATGGATTTCCTCATTTTGCTCCTTGGCGGCGCCGTGCTCGGCCTCGCCGGCGTCTTCGTGCGCCTTGCCGACACCACGGCCAACCTCGGCCCGTTCGCCAGCGCCTTCTGGCGCATGGCCGTGGCCGCCCCGTTTCTGCTGGTCTGGGCCGCGGTGGCCTGGAGCCGCCGAACGCCCGAACGGGTCGAGGCTCCCACCACTACAACCGCCCCGTCGTGGCACGCGCGGCGCCCGGCTCCGCCCGCCCTGCTGGCGCACTGGCCGACCTGGGGGCTGGCCCTCTTTGCCGCCGCCATGTTCGCGCTCGACCTGGTGTTTTTCCACCTCGCGGTGACCTGGACTGCGGTGGGCAACGCCACGCTGGAATCGAACTTCGCCCCCGTGCTCATCACCCTGGCCTTCTGGGTCATTACCCGCAACGCTCCCCGGCCGGTGTTTCTCTCCGGGCTGGCCGCGGCTTTGGGCGGCGCGGCCCTGATGATCGGCCCCAACGTCGGCCACAGCCGGGCGCTTCTGGGCGACGCCAGCGGGCTGGTGTCGGCCGTGTTCTACGCGGCGTATCAGGTGGGCATCCAGCAGGCGCGGCAGCGGCTGCCCACCGCGCCGCTCATGGCCGTGGTCACCCTGCTCGCCGCCGTGGTGCTCTGGCCTTTCGCCCTCGCCGAGGGAAGGCTGTGGCCGAATGCGGCCATCGGCTGGCTGTGGGTGCTGGGACTGGCGCTGCTGGTGCAGATCGGCGGGCAGGTGGTCATCGCCTACGCGGTGCGCAGGCTCAACCCGGCGCTCTCGTCGGTGGGTCTGCTGGTGCAGCCGGCCATGGCGGTGGTGTACGCGTGGATCCTGCTTGGCGAGGCGCTGACCGCCCCGCAACTGCTCGGCGCGGGCCTGGTGCTCGCGGGCATCTATCTGGCGCGCAAGGGGATGTGA
- a CDS encoding alpha/beta hydrolase, with the protein MSAQTRKRLVPGPVGPIEVAVDAPEGAPRGLALVAHPHPLFGGTMDNKVAQTLARAWLKLGFVAVRPNFRGVGETAGLHDHGVGETDDLLAVLDFFASELAAETRAEAETLPLALAGFSFGAAVAARCAQALRQRGRALQHLTLVGTAVTRFEVPQVRPADAAPLAETLLVLHGEQDDVVPLQAVYDWARPQSLPVVVFPGAGHFFHGLLLPLRDWVCRWHGAGCG; encoded by the coding sequence GTGAGCGCGCAGACCCGCAAGCGCCTGGTGCCCGGCCCGGTGGGGCCGATCGAGGTGGCGGTCGATGCGCCCGAGGGGGCGCCACGCGGGTTGGCGCTGGTGGCGCATCCGCATCCCCTGTTCGGTGGCACCATGGACAACAAGGTGGCGCAGACGCTGGCCCGGGCCTGGCTCAAACTCGGCTTCGTCGCGGTGCGGCCCAATTTCCGTGGGGTGGGTGAAACCGCGGGATTGCATGATCACGGCGTGGGCGAAACCGACGACCTGTTGGCGGTGCTCGATTTTTTCGCGTCAGAACTAGCTGCAGAGACGCGGGCCGAGGCTGAAACCTTGCCCCTGGCGCTGGCCGGATTTTCCTTCGGTGCCGCCGTGGCGGCGCGATGCGCTCAGGCGTTGCGTCAGCGGGGCAGGGCGCTGCAGCATCTCACCCTGGTCGGCACGGCCGTCACCCGCTTCGAGGTGCCGCAGGTCAGGCCGGCCGACGCGGCGCCGCTGGCGGAAACCCTGTTGGTGCTGCATGGCGAGCAGGACGACGTGGTCCCGCTGCAGGCCGTGTATGACTGGGCCCGGCCGCAGTCGCTTCCGGTGGTGGTCTTTCCCGGCGCGGGACATTTTTTCCATGGCCTGCTGCTGCCGCTGCGCGACTGGGTGTGCCGTTGGCATGGGGCGGGATGCGGGTGA
- a CDS encoding sulfurtransferase — translation MTTPPPAATPAVVNISCYKFVSLDDLPGWQARLAAQCEALQLKGTILLAPEGINLFLAGPRPAIDAVMATLRADARLADLSPKESLSAEQPFKRMKVKIKREIITLNRPQIRPEAGRAPAVAPERLRAWLDAGCDDEGRPVALLDTRNAFERDLGSFVGCVDFRLGKFSEFAPAVEAHAADFAGQTVVTFCTGGIRCEKAALLMQDLGIERVYQLEGGILKYFELVGDAHYQGGCFVFDEREVLGSDLRPGDGTIAPPAAPRHR, via the coding sequence ATGACGACACCGCCACCTGCCGCCACGCCCGCCGTGGTCAATATCTCCTGCTACAAATTCGTCAGCCTCGACGACCTGCCCGGCTGGCAGGCGCGACTGGCGGCGCAATGCGAGGCGCTGCAGCTCAAGGGAACGATCCTGCTCGCGCCCGAGGGCATCAACCTGTTTCTCGCCGGGCCGCGGCCGGCGATCGATGCGGTGATGGCCACGCTGCGCGCCGACGCCCGGCTGGCCGACCTCAGCCCGAAGGAATCGCTCTCGGCGGAGCAGCCTTTCAAGCGCATGAAGGTGAAGATCAAGCGCGAGATCATCACCCTCAACCGCCCGCAGATCCGCCCCGAGGCCGGCCGCGCGCCGGCGGTGGCGCCCGAGCGGCTCAGAGCCTGGCTCGACGCCGGATGCGACGACGAGGGCAGGCCCGTGGCCCTGCTCGACACCCGCAACGCCTTCGAGCGCGATCTGGGCAGTTTCGTCGGCTGCGTGGACTTTCGCCTCGGCAAGTTCAGCGAGTTCGCCCCTGCCGTTGAGGCGCATGCCGCCGACTTTGCCGGCCAGACCGTGGTGACGTTCTGCACCGGGGGCATCCGCTGCGAGAAGGCCGCGCTGCTCATGCAGGACTTGGGCATCGAGCGGGTCTACCAGCTCGAAGGCGGCATCCTCAAATACTTCGAGCTGGTCGGCGACGCGCACTATCAGGGCGGCTGTTTCGTGTTCGACGAGCGCGAAGTGCTCGGCTCCGACCTGCGGCCCGGCGACGGCACCATCGCCCCTCCCGCAGCGCCGCGGCACCGCTGA
- a CDS encoding (2Fe-2S) ferredoxin domain-containing protein — MNYYEHHIFFCLNQRDAGATRPCCAASGAEAAFEHCKKAVKKLDLAGAGKVRVNRAGCLDRCEEGPVCVVYPEGVWYTYVDQSDIDDIVQSHLLGGKVVERLHLPDAPGGGDSSGSV, encoded by the coding sequence ATGAACTACTACGAACACCACATCTTTTTCTGCCTGAATCAACGCGACGCGGGCGCCACCCGGCCATGCTGTGCCGCCAGCGGCGCAGAGGCCGCCTTCGAGCACTGCAAGAAGGCGGTCAAGAAGCTCGATCTTGCCGGTGCCGGCAAGGTGCGGGTGAACCGGGCCGGCTGTCTCGATCGCTGCGAAGAAGGGCCGGTCTGCGTGGTCTATCCCGAGGGTGTCTGGTACACCTATGTCGATCAAAGCGACATCGACGACATCGTGCAGAGCCATCTGCTGGGCGGCAAGGTCGTCGAACGCCTGCATCTGCCCGACGCGCCCGGGGGCGGCGACTCGTCGGGGTCCGTGTGA
- a CDS encoding ChaN family lipoprotein, whose amino-acid sequence MMPSSTRSSPPDATRRRLNLALGLAAGAPLWLAASAARAAALPPLPRYTEPVEAHSPLVGRILQGGRQFITPQQLVDDCARATLCLLGEQHDHPDHHAVQAWIVSALGERGALAALALEMADAGQRFEGPRDAPEAVVRARLHWNDDGWPWAMYAAPVMAAVRAGVPVVGVNLPRADMRAAMQQARWDTSVPAAVRQRILDDVAESHCGLLPASQLPAMARIQFARDDSMAAHSLAQARSGKTVVLLTGSFHANRTLGVALHVAAHEAHMPRDVARPVRLFSLLLKGLSPDTRPELPAGYDAVWFTPGTPPIDHCAELQKTLKKP is encoded by the coding sequence ATGATGCCATCATCCACCCGGTCTTCGCCCCCCGACGCCACGCGTCGGCGTCTGAACCTCGCCCTGGGTCTGGCCGCCGGCGCGCCGCTCTGGCTCGCGGCCTCTGCCGCGCGGGCCGCCGCGCTGCCGCCGCTGCCGCGCTACACCGAGCCGGTCGAGGCCCACTCGCCGCTGGTCGGGCGCATCCTGCAGGGCGGTCGGCAGTTCATCACGCCGCAACAGTTGGTGGACGATTGCGCGCGGGCCACGCTGTGCCTGTTGGGCGAGCAACACGACCATCCCGACCATCACGCCGTGCAGGCCTGGATCGTCAGCGCGCTGGGCGAACGCGGCGCGCTGGCCGCACTGGCTCTGGAGATGGCCGACGCAGGCCAGCGCTTCGAGGGGCCGCGCGATGCGCCCGAGGCCGTGGTCCGCGCCCGGCTGCACTGGAACGACGACGGCTGGCCCTGGGCGATGTATGCGGCACCGGTCATGGCCGCGGTGCGCGCCGGGGTGCCCGTGGTGGGGGTCAACCTGCCGCGAGCCGATATGCGCGCCGCCATGCAGCAGGCGCGGTGGGACACCAGCGTGCCTGCCGCAGTGCGCCAGCGCATTCTCGACGACGTGGCCGAGAGCCATTGCGGCCTCCTGCCCGCCTCTCAACTTCCGGCGATGGCGCGCATCCAGTTCGCCCGCGACGACAGCATGGCGGCGCACAGCCTCGCGCAGGCGCGCTCCGGCAAGACCGTCGTGCTGCTCACAGGCAGCTTTCACGCCAACCGCACCCTCGGCGTCGCCCTGCATGTGGCCGCGCATGAAGCGCACATGCCGCGCGACGTCGCCCGCCCGGTGCGACTGTTCAGCCTGCTGCTCAAGGGCCTCTCGCCCGACACCCGGCCCGAGCTTCCTGCAGGCTATGACGCGGTGTGGTTCACCCCGGGCACGCCGCCCATCGATCACTGCGCCGAGCTGCAAAAGACGCTGAAAAAACCCTGA
- a CDS encoding YoaK family protein: MPVHTLRRLTGRRRTPWADRALGLVLAAVAGAANAGGFVAVHQYTSHMTGIVSEMADHLAVGSWALVAAGAGAVLSFLVGAMVSTLLINLGRRQHLHSEYALPLVLEAGVMLLFGLMGAGLSQRDWVFIPATVSLLCFMMGLQNAMITKVSHAVIRTTHVTGIVTDIGIELGRMVYWNRDPDPQLRPVHADLGHLALLTGLLLLFFGGGVVGAMSFARIGYVTTVPLAALLLLLAAVPVGDDLYRLRKRLLAH; this comes from the coding sequence ATGCCTGTGCATACTCTGCGTCGATTGACCGGGCGGCGGCGCACGCCTTGGGCGGACCGCGCACTCGGTCTGGTGCTGGCCGCAGTGGCGGGCGCGGCCAATGCCGGCGGCTTCGTCGCCGTGCATCAGTACACCTCGCACATGACCGGCATCGTGTCGGAGATGGCCGATCACCTCGCTGTGGGGAGTTGGGCGCTGGTTGCGGCCGGAGCGGGGGCGGTACTGAGCTTCCTGGTGGGCGCCATGGTGTCCACGCTGCTGATCAATCTGGGCCGCAGGCAGCACCTGCACAGTGAGTATGCCCTGCCGTTGGTGCTCGAGGCGGGGGTGATGCTGCTGTTCGGCCTGATGGGGGCGGGCCTGTCGCAGCGCGACTGGGTGTTCATTCCGGCCACGGTCTCGCTGCTGTGTTTCATGATGGGCCTGCAGAACGCGATGATCACCAAGGTGTCGCACGCGGTGATCCGCACCACGCATGTGACGGGTATCGTCACCGACATCGGCATCGAGCTCGGGCGGATGGTTTACTGGAACCGCGACCCCGATCCGCAACTTCGGCCGGTTCACGCCGATCTCGGGCATCTCGCCCTGCTGACGGGTTTGCTGCTGCTGTTTTTCGGCGGTGGTGTGGTCGGGGCGATGAGTTTTGCCCGCATCGGCTACGTCACCACCGTGCCGCTGGCGGCCCTGCTCCTGTTGCTCGCGGCCGTGCCGGTGGGGGACGATCTGTACCGCCTGCGCAAGCGTCTTCTGGCGCACTGA
- the hemB gene encoding porphobilinogen synthase, with the protein MKNFVNLPGFPGTRMRRLRRDDFSRRLVREHRLSADDLIYPVFILDGEQQRQSVASMPGVERLSLDLLLPVAQECVRLGIPVLALFPVIDPKLKTPDGVEATNPDGLVPRAVRALKSAFPQLGVLTDVALDPYTSHGQDGLLDDTGYILNEPTVEMLVKQALTHAAAGVDIVAPSDMMDGRIGAVRRALEDNGHILTRIMAYSAKYASAFYGPFRDAVGSASNLGKADKKVYQMDPGNSDEALREVALDIAEGADMVMVKPGMPYLDIVRRVKDEFRVPTFAYQVSGEYAMLKAAAQNGWLDHDAVMMESLLAFKRAGADGILTYFALDCARKLQQG; encoded by the coding sequence ATGAAAAACTTTGTGAACCTGCCGGGCTTTCCCGGCACCCGCATGCGGCGGCTGCGCCGCGACGATTTCAGCCGCCGTCTGGTGCGCGAACACCGCCTGAGTGCGGACGATCTGATCTATCCGGTCTTCATTCTCGACGGCGAGCAGCAGCGGCAGAGCGTGGCCTCGATGCCTGGCGTGGAGCGTCTGAGCTTGGATCTGCTGCTGCCGGTGGCACAGGAATGCGTGCGGCTGGGCATTCCGGTGCTTGCGTTGTTTCCAGTCATCGATCCCAAGCTCAAGACGCCCGATGGCGTCGAAGCCACGAATCCCGACGGGCTGGTGCCGCGTGCGGTGCGGGCGCTCAAGAGCGCGTTTCCGCAACTGGGCGTGCTCACCGATGTGGCGCTCGACCCCTATACCTCGCATGGCCAGGATGGCCTGCTCGACGACACGGGCTACATCCTCAATGAGCCCACGGTGGAGATGCTGGTGAAGCAGGCGCTGACCCACGCTGCCGCCGGGGTGGACATCGTCGCGCCCAGCGACATGATGGACGGACGCATCGGCGCGGTACGTCGCGCCCTGGAAGACAACGGCCACATCCTCACCCGCATCATGGCCTACAGCGCCAAGTACGCCAGCGCCTTCTACGGCCCGTTCCGCGACGCCGTCGGCTCGGCCTCCAATCTGGGCAAGGCCGACAAGAAGGTCTATCAGATGGACCCGGGCAATTCCGACGAAGCCCTGCGCGAAGTCGCGCTCGACATCGCCGAGGGCGCCGACATGGTGATGGTCAAGCCCGGCATGCCTTATCTCGACATCGTGCGGCGGGTGAAGGACGAGTTCCGCGTGCCCACCTTCGCCTATCAGGTCAGCGGCGAATACGCCATGCTCAAGGCGGCCGCGCAAAACGGCTGGCTCGACCACGACGCGGTGATGATGGAATCGCTGCTGGCGTTCAAGCGCGCCGGGGCCGATGGCATCCTCACCTACTTCGCGCTCGATTGCGCCCGCAAGCTGCAGCAAGGCTGA
- a CDS encoding cytochrome b/b6 domain-containing protein, with amino-acid sequence MKVRIWDLPLRLFHWALAVCVTVSIVTGLTGGNAMQYHYWSGYALIALLVFRLVWGVIGSHHARFGNFVHGPGTVLRYVRGDDPRPAHLRAGHNPLGSLSVLALLTAVALQVISGLFANDDIFNAGPLTSYVSNRTSAIFTFYHTTIGQPLIYTLVGLHLAAIAYYAAVKRQNLVRPMLTGDIDAVADMPSARDTWAGRLLALIVVAAGGVLAWWISTLGSVSSY; translated from the coding sequence ATGAAAGTCCGCATCTGGGATCTGCCGCTGCGCCTGTTTCACTGGGCGCTGGCGGTCTGCGTCACCGTCTCCATCGTCACGGGTCTGACCGGCGGCAACGCCATGCAATACCACTACTGGAGCGGCTACGCCCTCATCGCGCTGCTGGTCTTCAGACTGGTCTGGGGCGTGATCGGCAGCCACCACGCCCGGTTTGGGAACTTCGTGCACGGCCCTGGCACGGTCCTTCGCTATGTGCGTGGCGACGATCCGCGTCCTGCCCACCTTCGCGCGGGTCACAATCCGCTGGGCAGCCTCTCGGTGCTCGCCCTGCTGACGGCGGTGGCGCTGCAGGTCATCAGCGGCCTGTTCGCCAACGACGACATTTTCAACGCCGGACCGCTCACCAGCTATGTGAGCAACCGCACCAGCGCGATCTTCACCTTCTATCACACCACCATCGGCCAGCCGCTGATCTATACGCTCGTCGGCCTGCACCTGGCGGCCATTGCCTACTACGCGGCCGTCAAGCGACAGAATCTGGTGCGGCCCATGTTGACCGGCGATATCGACGCCGTCGCCGACATGCCCTCGGCCCGCGATACCTGGGCGGGCCGTCTGCTCGCGCTCATCGTCGTCGCGGCGGGCGGGGTGCTGGCGTGGTGGATCTCCACGCTGGGCAGCGTGTCCAGCTACTGA
- a CDS encoding CopD family protein — MAFQWVLTWHIIFVIAWYAGLFYLPRIFVNLAMVPEGSTAERERLLMMGRKLYRFTHILMWPAIILGLVLWLYYGIGLHGPGNGWIHTKVTLVVLLVIYMFWCKRILRQFEQGRNTRSHKWYRWFNEIPTIILFIIIPLVVIKPF; from the coding sequence ATGGCTTTTCAATGGGTGCTGACCTGGCACATCATCTTCGTGATCGCGTGGTACGCCGGCCTGTTCTACCTGCCGCGCATCTTCGTGAATCTGGCCATGGTGCCCGAAGGCAGCACGGCCGAACGCGAACGCCTGCTGATGATGGGACGCAAGCTCTACCGCTTCACCCACATCCTGATGTGGCCCGCCATCATTCTCGGTCTGGTGTTGTGGCTCTATTACGGCATCGGTCTGCACGGCCCTGGCAATGGCTGGATTCACACCAAGGTCACCCTGGTCGTGCTGCTGGTGATCTATATGTTCTGGTGCAAACGCATCCTCCGGCAGTTCGAGCAGGGGCGAAACACGCGCAGCCACAAGTGGTATCGCTGGTTCAACGAGATCCCCACCATCATCCTGTTCATCATCATTCCGCTGGTCGTCATCAAGCCGTTCTGA